Proteins encoded within one genomic window of Humulus lupulus chromosome 1, drHumLupu1.1, whole genome shotgun sequence:
- the LOC133789968 gene encoding vacuolar protein sorting-associated protein 51 homolog: MEVADVPLDDKAKRMRDLLSSFYAPDPSLSSSPSKQASLDAINSTSFDPDQYMNLLVQKSNLEGLLQRHVEMAAEIKNLDTDLQMLVYENYNKFISATDTIKRMKSNIVGMEVNMEQLLDKIMSVQSRSDGVNTSLFEKREHIEKLHRTRNLLRKVQFIYDLPARLGKCIKSEAYADAVRFYTGAMPIFKVYGDSSFQDCKRASEEAIAVITKNLQGKLFSDSESIQARAEAAVLLKQLDFPVDSLQAKLLEKLEQSLEDLKLNMEDISCASVDSSDPSEQKNVSTTVPITAHEASVREFAEAIRAYRVIFPDSDDQLTKLAKDLVTKHLETTEQYVKNRIGSADLLRVLRIIWTDVLLMDDVIHEAVMGDYCLETARMVVKEHIVNTFSHLLHDITDTLTKSHIEQKDGLEKESLQVSLEAGKKKVLQGSMDVLLDFRKLLDDELELLVKLKDWIVDWVQEGFQDFFRKLDDRFLLLSGRNNSSNHDQGLAGLVLVLAQLSLFIEQTAIPRITEEIAASFSGGGIRGSEYGPAFVPGEICRMFRSAGEKFLHLYIKMRTQRVSVLLKKRFTTPNWVKHKEPREVHMFVDLFLHELEAIRNEVKQILPEGHRRHRRTDSNGSTNSSRSNPLREEKLNRSNTQRARSQLLETHLAKLFKQKIEIFTKVEFNQESVVSMIVKLGLKSLQEFVRLQTFNRSGFQQIQLDIQFLRNPSKEIVEDEAAIDFLLDEVIVAASERCLDPIPLEPPILDKLIQAKLAKSREQHSTSQ, translated from the exons ATGGAGGTCGCCGATGTTCCCCTTGATGATAAGGCCAAGAGAATGAGGGATCTGCTTTCCAGCTTTTACGCCCCAGATCCTTCACTCTCGTCGTCTCCATCCAAACAAGCCTCTCTCGACGCCATTAACTCCACTTCCTTCGATCCCGATCAGTACATGAATCTCCTG GTACAAAAATCGAATTTGGAAGGCCTTCTTCAAAGGCATGTTGAAATGGCAGCTGAGATAAAGAATCTTGATACTGACTTGCAAATGCTAGTTTATGAAAACTATAACAAGTTTATTAGTGCTACAGATACAATTAAAAG GATGAAAAGTAACATCGTGGGCATGGAAGTAAATATGGAACAGCTCCTTGATAAG ATAATGTCGGTGCAATCAAGAAGTGATGGCGTTAACACTTCTCTGTTTGAAAAGAGAGAGCACATAGAAAAACTTCATCGAACCCGTAACCTTCTCCGTAAAGTCCAG TTTATATACGATTTACCTGCTAGACTTGGAAAGTGTATCAAATCAGAGGCATATGCTGATGCAGTCAGATTCTATACTGGAGCGATGCCAATTTTTAAg GTGTATGGAGACTCATCTTTCCAGGATTGTAAGCGAGCTTCTGAAGAAGCAATAGCTGTAATTACAAAGAACCTGCAG GGGAAGCTATTCTCAGATTCTGAATCCATACAAGCAAGAGCTGAAGCTGCAGTGCTTCTTAAGCAGCTGGATTTCCCG GTGGACAGCCTACAGGCAAAGCTACTTGAAAAGTTAGAACAATCCCTTGAGGACCTAAAACTGAATATGGAAGACATATCTTGTGCTTCAGTGGATTCCAGTGATCCTTCTGAACAAAAAAATGTGTCCACGACAGTTCCAATTACCGCCCATGAA GCTTCTGTTCGTGAGTTTGCGGAGGCTATCCGTGCATATCGAGTTATATTTCCTGATTCAGATGACCAGCTTACTAAACTTGCAAAAGACTTGGTTACCAA GCATCTTGAAACCACTGAGCAATATGTGAAGAATCGGATTGGCTCAGCAGATCTGTTACGTGTTCTTC GAATTATATGGACAGATGTCCTTCTGATGGATGATGTGATTCATGAGGCTGTTATGGGGGATTATTGTCTGGAG ACTGCTCGGATGGTTGTTAAAGAGCACATTGTAAACACATTTTCTCATCTTCTACATGATATCACAG ATACCCTCACTAAATCCCATATTGAACAAAAGGATGGGTTAGAAAAGGAGTCATTGCAAGTTTCTTTGGAGGCCGGCAAGAAAAAAGTGCTTCAAGGCAGTATGGATGTCTTACTG GACTTCCGCAAACTTCTAGATGACGAGTTAGAGCTACTAGTTAAACTGAAGGACTGGATCGTTGATTGGGTACAGGAAGGATTTCAAGATTTCTTTAGGAAACTTGATGATCGCTTCCTCTTGCTTTCAGGGAGAAACAATTCATCTAATCACGATCAAGGCTTGGCTGGTCTTGTACTAGTGCTGGCTCAGCTTTCTCTTTTCATTGAACAAACTGCCATCCCAAGAATCACGGAG GAGATAGCTGCTTCCTTTTCTGGAGGTGGTATCAGAGGCTCCGAATATGGACCTGCCTTTGTTCCAGGAGAAATTTGCAGAATGTTTCGTTCAGCTGGTGAAAAGTTTTTGCACCTT TATATAAAAATGAGAACTCAAAGGGTATCGGTACTCTTGAAGAAGAGATTTACTACACCAAATTGGGTCAAG CACAAGGAGCCCAGAGAAGTTCATATGTTTGTTGATTTATTTCTCCATGAG TTGGAAGCTATAAGAAATGAAGTAAAGCAGATTTTACCTGAAGGGCATCGTAGGCATCGCCGGACTGACAGCAATGGAAGCACAAACTCATCTCGGAGCAATCCACTGCGAGAGGAAAAATTAAACCGGTCAAATACCCAAAGGGCTAGAAGTCAGCTTCTTGAGACACATCTAGCAAAATTATTCAAgcaaaaaattgaaattttcacGAAAGTTGAATTTAATCAG GAGTCAGTTGTATCAATGATTGTAAAGCTGGGCCTCAAGAGTCTTCAAGAATTTGTACGCCTGCAAACTTTCAATCGAAGTGGATTCCAGCAAATTCAATTGGATATTCAGTTCCTGAGGAATCCTTCAAAGGAAATCGTTGAAGATGAAGCTGCCATCGACTTTTTACTTGATGAG GTAATTGTGGCTGCATCAGAACGTTGTCTTGACCCAATACCCTTAGAGCCTCCCATCTTGGACAAACTCATACAAGCAAAGCTGGCAAAAAGTAGAGAGCAGCATTCAACCTCTCAATAA